A genomic window from Pirellulaceae bacterium includes:
- a CDS encoding sugar phosphate isomerase/epimerase, which translates to MVRMSMNEMTTFSWTFEEDVERYLAAGYEGIGVWRPKLADFGEARGVELLLESGLHVSNLLWAGGFTGSDGRGYDDSIVDGIEAIELAAAMNADCLVVYSGARDGHIYNHARRMTRNALKQLLSVAEALEVTLAIEPVHPACGGDWTFLHSLDDALDLISSIDSPYLKLAFDTYHLGQTPLCFDRLREIAPAVGIVHLADARQPPNGEQNRCLIGDGGVPIREIVSALQDGGFDGFYDVELMGEDIESCEYGQILQHSRLALSELISA; encoded by the coding sequence ATGGTACGGATGTCGATGAACGAGATGACCACGTTTTCTTGGACGTTCGAAGAGGATGTAGAGCGATACCTAGCGGCCGGTTATGAGGGCATAGGAGTTTGGCGGCCCAAGCTTGCGGATTTTGGCGAAGCACGGGGTGTTGAACTCTTGTTGGAGAGCGGACTGCACGTCTCCAACTTGCTTTGGGCTGGAGGTTTTACCGGAAGCGATGGTCGAGGATACGACGACAGTATCGTCGATGGGATTGAGGCAATCGAGTTGGCTGCAGCGATGAATGCCGACTGTCTTGTTGTCTACAGCGGGGCCCGTGATGGGCACATCTACAATCACGCCCGCAGGATGACTCGGAATGCCTTGAAACAGCTGCTAAGCGTTGCCGAAGCACTTGAGGTAACGCTTGCGATCGAACCCGTGCATCCGGCTTGTGGCGGTGATTGGACTTTTTTACATAGTCTCGACGATGCGCTAGATCTGATATCTTCGATTGATTCGCCCTACCTTAAGTTGGCTTTTGATACTTATCACCTCGGCCAAACACCCCTGTGCTTTGATCGTTTGCGCGAGATCGCGCCTGCTGTTGGGATCGTGCACCTCGCTGATGCGCGTCAGCCACCCAACGGGGAGCAAAATCGTTGCTTGATCGGTGACGGGGGCGTTCCGATTCGAGAGATCGTCAGCGCATTGCAAGATGGTGGGTTCGACGGCTTTTATGACGTCGAGCTGATGGGAGAAGATATCGAGTCGTGCGAATACGGACAAATCCTGCAGCATTCAAGGCTCGCGCTCAGTGAGTTAATCAGTGCTTGA
- a CDS encoding PQQ-binding-like beta-propeller repeat protein produces the protein MTIISCKTNSPGLFCFCFLPTVLLATLSMADVPKADLPKLVNLGTRQRGEDWETFLGPTGDSKSMETGIKSWPKDGPRLVWKRKLSESYGIGSVCQGRYFQFDFDTGRASLACVESETGKFLWKFEYPSKYVDTYGYNSGPRCSPVIDGHLVFIYGVDGMLHCVDGRNGKPIWKVDTNRKFGVVQNFFGVGSTPIIHGDLLIAIVGGSPLDDQNLPPGQLDRVSSNGTGLVAFNKWNGKVQFRLGDDLASYAAPQIVTRQGRAWGFAFMRSGLTGFDPQTGKRDFHFPWRAKTLESVNASTPVIVNDQVFISETYGPGSALLRFKPGGYETVWQDNPRQRQKSMQAHWNTPVYHNGYLYGSSGRHSYNAELRCIDFETGKIKWSQPGLTRCSLLYVDEHFVCLGENGVLRLLKANPEQYELVSESTPVIETDAAKGPQPLLKYPAWAAPILAHGLMYVRGSDHVACFELITD, from the coding sequence ATGACAATCATAAGCTGCAAAACTAATTCTCCAGGACTCTTCTGTTTTTGTTTCTTGCCGACGGTACTGCTGGCAACACTCAGCATGGCTGACGTGCCAAAAGCAGACTTGCCAAAATTGGTCAATTTGGGCACCCGACAACGGGGTGAAGACTGGGAAACTTTTCTCGGACCAACAGGTGACAGCAAATCAATGGAAACGGGAATCAAAAGCTGGCCCAAAGACGGCCCTCGCCTGGTTTGGAAACGAAAACTCTCGGAAAGTTACGGAATCGGTAGCGTCTGCCAGGGCCGCTATTTCCAGTTTGATTTTGACACGGGAAGAGCGAGCTTAGCTTGTGTTGAAAGCGAAACGGGCAAATTTCTCTGGAAATTCGAATATCCATCCAAATACGTCGATACGTATGGATACAACAGCGGCCCCCGATGTTCACCAGTGATTGATGGACACCTTGTCTTTATTTACGGTGTTGACGGCATGTTGCACTGTGTGGATGGCCGAAACGGCAAACCAATCTGGAAAGTGGACACAAATCGAAAATTTGGGGTCGTGCAAAATTTCTTTGGAGTCGGCAGTACTCCCATCATTCACGGCGACCTCCTAATCGCAATCGTAGGCGGCAGCCCGTTAGACGATCAGAATCTGCCACCTGGCCAACTTGATCGCGTCAGCTCAAACGGAACAGGCCTCGTCGCATTCAACAAATGGAATGGAAAGGTGCAGTTTCGCTTGGGAGATGATCTTGCCAGTTACGCCGCTCCCCAAATTGTCACTCGTCAGGGACGTGCCTGGGGCTTTGCCTTCATGCGAAGCGGCCTAACGGGCTTTGACCCTCAAACGGGCAAACGCGATTTTCATTTTCCTTGGCGAGCCAAAACGCTTGAAAGTGTAAACGCCAGCACGCCGGTCATCGTGAACGATCAGGTTTTCATTTCCGAAACCTATGGCCCCGGCAGCGCGTTGCTTCGTTTCAAACCGGGAGGATACGAAACCGTCTGGCAGGACAATCCCCGCCAGCGCCAAAAATCCATGCAGGCCCATTGGAACACCCCCGTTTATCACAATGGCTATTTGTATGGATCGAGTGGTCGTCACTCCTACAACGCTGAACTACGCTGCATCGACTTTGAAACCGGAAAAATCAAGTGGAGCCAACCTGGTTTAACAAGATGCTCGCTGCTATACGTCGACGAACATTTTGTCTGCCTGGGAGAAAACGGAGTGCTGCGATTACTGAAAGCGAATCCGGAACAATACGAGCTGGTTTCCGAATCAACTCCAGTGATCGAGACGGACGCAGCAAAAGGGCCCCAGCCATTGCTAAAGTACCCCGCCTGGGCCGCACCAATCCTTGCTCACGGCTTGATGTACGTTCGCGGATCGGATCACGTCGCCTGCTTCGAGCTGATCACTGATTGA
- the arfB gene encoding alternative ribosome rescue aminoacyl-tRNA hydrolase ArfB yields the protein MSKLIINDRIQIPQEEFQITSVRSSGPGGQNVNKVNTKVILRWNLFETPSLTPYVRRRLIGAVKNQISKEGWLTVTSQKNRSRYQNQTDCLQKLRLMILDAAKTTKRRRSSRPTLASQLKHRRNKQKKSDKKKLRQSPKFDG from the coding sequence ATGTCAAAGTTGATTATCAACGATCGAATTCAAATTCCACAGGAAGAATTCCAAATTACCAGTGTTCGCAGTAGCGGACCTGGCGGGCAGAACGTGAATAAGGTGAACACTAAGGTCATCTTGCGTTGGAATCTGTTCGAAACGCCGAGTTTAACTCCGTATGTGCGACGCCGCCTGATAGGGGCGGTGAAAAATCAGATTTCAAAAGAGGGGTGGCTTACGGTAACGAGTCAAAAAAACCGTTCTCGCTACCAAAACCAAACGGACTGTTTGCAAAAATTGAGACTCATGATTCTTGACGCTGCAAAGACCACGAAACGACGAAGGAGTTCTCGTCCCACACTTGCAAGCCAACTGAAACATCGTCGTAACAAGCAGAAGAAGTCAGATAAGAAAAAGCTACGTCAATCGCCTAAATTCGATGGCTAG
- a CDS encoding UvrB/UvrC motif-containing protein — MSRIPEIDDILRDWPYEPDSVSVRMAKGKDGRDIIQMRIEMGILQIETVGRPDGDHPEGYQTYFDFLVSQALQSDEMTMDEEQCAEADREFVQFYHRRICWLAIREFERAKRDADHTLGLMDFCRKHSPDDSWTLTHEQYRPFVMFHRIQAATLMALEDEDAELAIEEVNQGLNRLQQFFGEFEAEEDFEENELVARLVELRESVREKFDVGRTLEEQLGDAIASEQYELAAELRDRLADRRFD; from the coding sequence ATGTCACGTATTCCGGAAATCGACGATATCCTACGAGATTGGCCCTACGAACCAGACTCCGTCAGTGTCCGCATGGCGAAAGGGAAAGATGGTCGCGACATCATTCAAATGCGGATCGAGATGGGGATTTTACAAATCGAGACGGTTGGACGACCGGACGGAGATCATCCAGAAGGGTATCAAACCTATTTTGATTTTCTTGTCAGCCAGGCACTGCAGTCCGACGAGATGACAATGGACGAAGAGCAATGTGCGGAGGCTGATCGGGAGTTTGTCCAGTTCTATCATCGGCGGATATGTTGGTTGGCGATTCGTGAGTTCGAACGTGCCAAGCGTGATGCTGACCATACACTCGGTTTGATGGATTTTTGTCGAAAGCATTCTCCCGATGATTCGTGGACGCTCACGCATGAACAGTATCGACCGTTTGTCATGTTTCACCGCATCCAAGCTGCGACCTTGATGGCCTTGGAAGACGAAGATGCTGAGTTGGCGATTGAAGAGGTGAATCAGGGCCTCAATCGGCTGCAGCAATTCTTTGGTGAGTTCGAAGCGGAAGAAGACTTCGAAGAAAATGAACTGGTTGCTCGACTGGTTGAATTACGTGAGTCCGTTCGTGAAAAATTTGACGTGGGGCGGACCTTGGAAGAACAGTTGGGGGACGCGATTGCGTCAGAGCAGTACGAGTTGGCGGCTGAATTGCGTGACAGGCTGGCTGACCGTCGGTTTGATTAA
- a CDS encoding alpha/beta hydrolase, protein MESRNSVMDALRKSYAAASLCVILAVQIGCAGRSSQSDFAAPLPNAPPVAGFAQTETQPVSSHQSLHDHLHQKLHHHKRPQPIDPVMALIEGHYKQATEYETQFKPQCLYHYYQAATLSWPLIQPELVGAIEDHSRAWEIYHSSLGKLAILGPKFGRFNPNQGLNLAAPSGDILVPASYTSFAWQPADFQEFNLIGGQNSENISNYHLFAGVGVPLVIDGKTEPKPAFMRASHSFAATLVLRPQPTGEWIFAFYDPLHVRQIAIGNEEVPIVRDLTAPFAERLIESDRNSIQGLLRPDDPVDKARLLMIEPYQPGRIPIVFIHGLASDRFTWADMANDIRAEPEIIDHYQILAFQYPTGRPFLESAAKLRHDLKRLRQAANPDGQDIAFDQMVLVGHSLGGLVAKLQVTYSEQTLWKAVAYEPLSSICAPPAIKARLGNAFFFDPVPSVRRVVYIATPHLGSSYARRCIGRVTSSLVKTNPAQVETHRMLILANPGVFTGQMRSRIANSVDLLEPDNRLLLAIYRLRYSSQVRYHSIIGTGYHMKGGEGDKVVLVKSAEQAGAASQKLVVAKHQEVHRKPQSAAELTRILIENMSSSPIVAPPTPAAPGQPPLRMAPPNSAGPVPIASGFRLLPDPETPVVSARN, encoded by the coding sequence ATGGAATCACGAAATAGCGTCATGGATGCCCTTCGCAAGAGTTACGCTGCGGCGTCACTCTGCGTCATCTTGGCTGTGCAAATAGGATGCGCGGGTCGATCAAGTCAAAGCGACTTCGCCGCACCACTTCCAAACGCACCGCCGGTGGCTGGTTTTGCCCAAACGGAAACTCAACCCGTCAGCTCGCATCAAAGCCTCCATGACCACCTCCATCAGAAACTACATCATCACAAACGTCCCCAGCCCATTGATCCGGTTATGGCTTTAATCGAGGGACACTATAAGCAGGCAACCGAGTACGAAACCCAATTCAAGCCCCAATGCCTCTACCACTATTACCAGGCGGCCACGCTCAGCTGGCCACTGATCCAACCGGAGTTAGTCGGAGCGATTGAGGATCATTCGCGCGCTTGGGAAATCTATCATTCGTCCTTGGGAAAACTGGCGATACTGGGGCCAAAGTTTGGTCGCTTTAACCCCAATCAGGGGCTTAATCTGGCAGCTCCGAGCGGCGATATCCTCGTACCGGCCAGCTACACAAGTTTCGCCTGGCAACCGGCCGACTTCCAAGAATTCAATCTCATAGGAGGCCAGAACTCCGAGAACATCAGCAACTACCATCTCTTCGCAGGCGTCGGGGTGCCTTTGGTCATCGATGGAAAAACAGAACCGAAGCCTGCCTTCATGCGAGCCTCCCATTCGTTTGCCGCCACGCTTGTGCTACGCCCCCAACCGACCGGTGAATGGATTTTCGCATTCTATGACCCACTTCATGTGCGACAAATCGCGATCGGCAACGAAGAGGTGCCGATTGTTCGCGATCTGACCGCTCCTTTTGCCGAACGACTCATCGAATCGGATCGCAATTCAATTCAGGGGCTCCTGCGACCTGACGACCCCGTTGATAAGGCGCGGTTATTGATGATCGAGCCTTATCAACCGGGGCGGATCCCGATCGTATTTATCCATGGACTTGCCTCCGATCGATTCACTTGGGCGGACATGGCGAATGATATTCGAGCCGAACCTGAAATCATCGATCATTATCAGATCTTGGCATTTCAATATCCTACTGGTCGGCCATTCTTAGAATCAGCCGCGAAGCTCCGTCATGACCTGAAACGACTACGGCAAGCAGCCAACCCGGACGGCCAGGACATCGCTTTTGATCAAATGGTACTGGTCGGCCACAGCCTCGGTGGATTGGTAGCAAAGCTCCAGGTGACCTATAGCGAACAAACGCTGTGGAAGGCGGTTGCCTACGAACCGCTTAGTAGCATTTGTGCTCCTCCCGCAATCAAGGCTCGGCTAGGAAACGCTTTCTTCTTTGACCCGGTGCCATCCGTACGACGAGTCGTTTACATCGCAACTCCACATTTAGGATCGAGCTATGCGCGTCGATGCATTGGCCGTGTGACTTCATCTCTCGTGAAAACGAATCCGGCCCAAGTCGAAACTCATCGAATGCTGATCCTCGCCAATCCGGGCGTATTCACCGGGCAAATGCGAAGTCGGATTGCCAACAGCGTTGATCTGCTGGAACCCGACAACCGACTGCTGCTCGCAATCTATCGGTTACGCTACTCGAGCCAAGTCCGTTACCATTCCATCATCGGCACTGGCTATCACATGAAAGGGGGCGAAGGCGACAAAGTTGTCCTCGTAAAGAGTGCCGAACAGGCAGGAGCTGCTAGTCAAAAACTTGTCGTTGCCAAACACCAGGAGGTGCATCGAAAGCCTCAATCGGCGGCAGAATTAACTCGTATTCTGATCGAAAACATGTCAAGCTCGCCAATTGTGGCTCCGCCAACTCCGGCAGCACCTGGGCAGCCACCGCTGCGGATGGCACCGCCAAACTCAGCAGGCCCTGTGCCAATTGCATCCGGATTTCGATTACTCCCCGATCCAGAGACGCCCGTCGTGTCTGCTCGAAACTGA
- a CDS encoding SPFH domain-containing protein codes for MFGPGRHALETMDLPIVTRVLTLPWEKPPFRAWVYFVGKPIFLDQKWYRRQPIRVRDSDFGIVRLGGFGKYVFRVADAAKLINSLVETLEKCTIDQVTALLRDMIVSRLTDLIGTVEILLPDMPAKFDELSAGARAKVSKEFSKYGLELTDFGVNSLDCRDRVASGVDRSKAIW; via the coding sequence ATTTTCGGTCCTGGTCGCCACGCGCTAGAAACGATGGATTTACCCATCGTCACCCGTGTGCTTACCCTGCCCTGGGAAAAACCTCCTTTTCGAGCTTGGGTTTATTTTGTTGGCAAGCCGATTTTCCTGGATCAGAAATGGTATAGGCGACAGCCGATTAGGGTTCGTGATTCGGACTTTGGTATCGTTCGCCTGGGTGGATTTGGGAAATATGTATTCCGAGTGGCTGACGCGGCGAAACTGATCAACAGCTTGGTGGAAACTCTGGAGAAATGCACGATAGATCAGGTCACGGCTTTGCTCCGCGATATGATTGTTTCGCGCCTCACGGATTTGATCGGTACGGTTGAGATTTTGCTGCCGGATATGCCTGCCAAATTTGACGAACTCTCAGCAGGTGCTCGAGCAAAGGTGTCGAAAGAGTTTTCTAAATACGGACTTGAGTTAACTGACTTTGGAGTTAACTCGCTCGATTGCCGCGATCGCGTGGCAAGCGGAGTAGATCGAAGCAAAGCTATCTGGTGA
- a CDS encoding PHB depolymerase family esterase, producing the protein MLVHNRRRTFRVHLPPQFGKDAPMLIACHGTGIDGERMANFCGLNDSADEHGFVVVYPDGSGRTPQSLSWNIGHRSSFASRQNIDDVQFIAELIRHLGKQLGIDRQRVYLAGVSSGAMLCYRVAQTHPRLVAAIGTIAGTMSACQRSQRTVPLIHFHGTADEFVPFHGGVGPRSLSQINFRSVRESIDWWAAGNDCQTPPRITLLPATSKDPFRVVREAHLDKTGEERVVLYTIEGGGHTWPGRIWPEQPTNPNLLGYTTNSLSANKELWRFFQRFRTEPQSRVVTR; encoded by the coding sequence GTGCTCGTCCACAACCGTCGCCGAACCTTCCGCGTCCACTTGCCACCGCAATTCGGTAAGGATGCTCCCATGTTGATTGCCTGCCATGGAACAGGAATCGACGGCGAGCGAATGGCCAACTTCTGTGGCCTGAACGACTCGGCCGACGAACACGGATTTGTGGTTGTCTATCCAGACGGATCGGGGCGAACGCCCCAATCGTTATCCTGGAATATCGGACATCGCTCGAGCTTCGCGTCGCGGCAAAACATCGATGACGTCCAATTCATCGCCGAATTGATTCGACACCTCGGAAAGCAACTCGGAATTGATCGACAACGCGTTTATCTGGCAGGAGTCTCAAGCGGGGCGATGCTTTGCTATCGAGTGGCTCAAACACATCCCCGCTTGGTTGCCGCCATCGGTACCATCGCCGGAACGATGTCAGCATGCCAGCGATCCCAACGAACCGTGCCACTCATTCATTTCCACGGTACGGCGGATGAGTTCGTACCGTTCCATGGGGGAGTCGGACCACGCAGCCTATCTCAAATCAATTTCCGCTCAGTACGTGAATCCATCGATTGGTGGGCCGCAGGGAATGACTGTCAAACGCCACCACGAATCACGCTCCTACCAGCCACAAGCAAAGACCCTTTCCGAGTCGTGCGCGAAGCCCATCTCGACAAAACAGGCGAAGAACGAGTCGTTCTCTATACCATCGAGGGAGGCGGTCACACTTGGCCCGGCCGCATCTGGCCTGAGCAACCCACCAATCCAAATCTGCTCGGATATACAACAAACTCGCTTTCAGCCAACAAAGAGCTTTGGCGTTTTTTCCAGAGATTCCGAACAGAGCCTCAATCGCGGGTCGTCACCAGATAG